Proteins from one Catenuloplanes atrovinosus genomic window:
- a CDS encoding response regulator transcription factor, translating into MAATQTEARLLVVEDDPNILELLSASLRFAGFDVATAVSGSAAVAAARDRRPDLVVLDVMLPDLDGFEVIKLMREGGARTPVVFLTARDATDDKIRGLTLGGDDYVTKPFSLEELTARIRAVLRRTSATAEESSRLTFADLELDEETHEVYRAGNRVQLSPTEFKLLRYLMLNANRVLSKAQILDHVWNYDFRGDDNIVESYISYLRRKVDTTQPRLIHTLRGVGYVLRKPAQ; encoded by the coding sequence ATGGCCGCAACACAGACTGAGGCACGACTGCTGGTCGTCGAGGACGATCCGAACATCCTGGAGCTGCTGTCGGCCAGCCTGCGTTTCGCGGGCTTCGACGTCGCGACCGCGGTCAGCGGGAGCGCGGCGGTGGCGGCGGCCCGGGACCGGCGTCCCGATCTCGTCGTGCTCGACGTCATGCTGCCGGACCTGGACGGGTTCGAGGTCATCAAGCTGATGCGGGAGGGCGGCGCGCGCACGCCGGTCGTCTTCCTGACCGCGCGCGACGCGACGGACGACAAGATCCGCGGGCTCACGCTGGGTGGCGACGACTACGTCACCAAGCCGTTCAGCCTGGAGGAGCTGACCGCGCGCATCCGCGCCGTGCTGCGCCGCACCAGCGCCACGGCCGAGGAGAGCTCCCGGCTCACCTTCGCCGACCTGGAGCTGGACGAGGAGACGCACGAGGTCTACCGCGCCGGCAACCGGGTGCAGCTGTCGCCGACCGAGTTCAAGCTGCTCCGCTACCTGATGCTGAACGCGAACCGGGTGCTCTCCAAGGCGCAGATCCTCGACCACGTGTGGAACTACGACTTCCGCGGTGACGACAACATCGTCGAGTCGTACATCTCCTACCTGCGGCGCAAGGTGGACACCACGCAGCCCCGGCTGATCCATACGCTGCGCGGCGTGGGCTACGTGCTTCGCAAGCCCGCCCAGTAG
- a CDS encoding multifunctional oxoglutarate decarboxylase/oxoglutarate dehydrogenase thiamine pyrophosphate-binding subunit/dihydrolipoyllysine-residue succinyltransferase subunit gives MSTQQTSQDNPLAGFGPNEWIVEEMYQRYLADPTSVDPAWHDFFADYKPTADAGSIATPTEATAAAGATSAARVGTDAPAADKEKPKAQPKPAPKPAAKPEAKAQPKKEPAKVSPGTAPLRGIAAKIVQNMEASLAVPTATSVRAVPAKLLVDNRIVINNHLARGRGGKVSFTHLIGYALVKALALHPEMNNNYVETNGKPTLVTPEHVNLGIAIDLAKPDGSRSLVVPSVKGCENLDFRGFWQAYEEIVRRARRNELTMEDHSGATVSLTNPGGIGTVHSMPRLTVGQGAIIGVGAMEYPAPYAGMSDETLTELGVSKVITLTSTYDHRIIQGAQSGEFLKVMHELLLGEHGFYDEIFTALRVPYEPVRWVRDVARTSEGQIDKAARVVELIHAYRVRGHLMADTDPLEFEIRRHPDLDVLEHGLTLWDLDRTFPVGGFAGKQKMKLRDVLGVLRDTYCRRVGIEYMHIMDPEERRWIQDRIEIKYTKPSPEEQKHILNRLNAAEAFETFLQTKYVGQKRFSLEGGESLIPLLDEILQASAENQLDEVVIGMAHRGRLNVLANIVGKPYEKIFSEFEGHLDPRSAHGSGDVKYHLGMTGKFNTPDGEYGTTVSVTANPSHLEAVDPVLEGIVRAKQDRLNLGLEGYTVLPLMVHGDAAFAGQGVVAETLNLSQLRGYRTGGTVHVVVNNQVGFTTAPEYSRSSLYSTDVARMIQAPIFHVNGDDPEAVVRVARLAFEYRQTFNKDVVIDLVCYRRRGHNEGDDPSMTNPLMYAIIDNKRSVRKAYTEELIGRGDITVADAEEQLRDYQGQLEQVFKATRDANTSSSGRRARPDVHEPEPEVETAIDAETVARIGQAHIELPEGFTPHKRVQQLLDRRAKMAREGNIDWGFGEIIAFGSLLAQGVTVRLSGQDSRRGTFVQRHAAVVDGRTGADFLPISQLAAGQARFFAHDSLLSEYAAMGFEYGYSVENTEALVLWEAQFGDFANGAQSIADEFISSGEVKWGQQSAVTLLLPHGHEGQGPDHTSGRPERWLQLAAEDNIRVANPTTPANHFHLLRRQALSPKRKPLIVFTPKSLLRHKLCVSSVADFTNGTFQTVIGDAGITDAAAVKRVLLCSGKVYYDLVQARAEREITDTAIVRMEQLYPLPVEELKAELAKYPNAEDFAWVQEEPANQGAWSFIALNLLEHLDGLRLRRISRPAAAAPAVGSAKLHEAEQSALIEASLPRP, from the coding sequence GTGTCGACCCAGCAAACTTCGCAGGACAATCCCCTGGCGGGCTTCGGCCCCAACGAGTGGATCGTCGAAGAGATGTACCAGCGGTACCTCGCCGACCCGACGAGCGTGGACCCCGCCTGGCACGACTTCTTCGCTGATTACAAGCCGACGGCGGATGCTGGTTCGATCGCGACGCCGACGGAGGCCACCGCGGCCGCCGGCGCCACCTCGGCCGCGCGCGTGGGCACCGATGCCCCCGCGGCCGACAAGGAGAAGCCCAAGGCACAGCCGAAGCCCGCGCCCAAGCCGGCCGCGAAGCCGGAGGCCAAAGCCCAGCCCAAGAAGGAGCCGGCCAAGGTCAGCCCCGGCACCGCGCCGCTGCGCGGCATCGCCGCCAAGATCGTGCAGAACATGGAGGCGTCGCTGGCGGTCCCGACCGCCACGAGCGTCCGCGCGGTCCCGGCGAAGCTGCTGGTGGACAACCGCATCGTGATCAACAACCACCTCGCCCGCGGGCGGGGCGGCAAGGTCAGCTTCACGCACCTGATCGGCTACGCGCTGGTCAAGGCGCTGGCGCTGCACCCGGAGATGAACAACAACTACGTCGAGACCAACGGCAAGCCCACGCTGGTCACGCCGGAGCACGTGAACCTCGGCATCGCGATCGACCTGGCCAAGCCGGACGGTTCCCGCTCGCTGGTGGTGCCGAGCGTCAAGGGCTGCGAGAACCTCGACTTCCGCGGCTTCTGGCAGGCCTACGAGGAGATCGTGCGCCGCGCCCGCCGCAACGAGCTGACGATGGAGGACCACTCCGGCGCCACCGTCTCGCTGACCAACCCGGGCGGCATCGGCACCGTGCACTCCATGCCGCGGCTCACGGTCGGCCAGGGCGCGATCATCGGTGTCGGCGCGATGGAGTACCCGGCGCCGTACGCGGGCATGTCCGACGAGACCCTCACCGAGCTGGGCGTCAGCAAGGTCATCACGCTGACCAGCACCTACGACCACCGGATCATCCAGGGCGCGCAGTCCGGCGAGTTCCTGAAGGTCATGCACGAGCTGCTGCTCGGCGAGCACGGCTTCTACGACGAGATCTTCACGGCGCTGCGCGTGCCGTACGAGCCGGTCCGCTGGGTGCGCGACGTGGCCCGCACCTCCGAGGGCCAGATCGACAAGGCGGCCCGCGTCGTCGAGCTGATCCACGCGTACCGGGTGCGCGGTCACCTGATGGCGGACACCGACCCGCTGGAGTTCGAGATCCGCCGGCACCCGGACCTCGACGTGCTGGAGCACGGTCTCACGCTGTGGGACCTGGACCGGACGTTCCCGGTCGGCGGCTTCGCGGGCAAGCAGAAGATGAAGCTGCGCGACGTGCTCGGCGTGCTGCGCGACACCTACTGCCGCCGGGTCGGTATCGAGTACATGCACATCATGGATCCGGAGGAGCGCCGCTGGATCCAGGACCGCATCGAGATCAAGTACACGAAGCCGTCGCCTGAGGAGCAGAAGCACATCCTCAACCGGCTGAACGCGGCCGAGGCGTTCGAGACGTTCCTGCAGACGAAGTACGTCGGCCAGAAGCGCTTCTCGCTGGAGGGCGGCGAGTCGCTGATCCCGCTGCTGGACGAGATCCTCCAGGCCTCCGCGGAGAACCAGCTGGACGAGGTCGTCATCGGCATGGCCCACCGCGGCCGGCTGAACGTGCTGGCCAACATCGTCGGCAAGCCGTACGAGAAGATCTTCTCCGAGTTCGAGGGCCACCTGGACCCGCGGTCGGCGCACGGCTCCGGCGACGTCAAGTACCACCTGGGCATGACCGGCAAGTTCAACACGCCGGACGGCGAGTACGGCACCACGGTCAGCGTCACGGCGAACCCGTCGCACCTGGAGGCCGTCGACCCGGTCCTGGAGGGCATCGTCCGCGCCAAGCAGGACCGGCTCAACCTCGGCCTGGAGGGCTACACGGTCCTGCCGCTGATGGTGCACGGCGACGCCGCGTTCGCCGGTCAGGGCGTGGTCGCGGAGACGCTGAACCTCTCCCAGCTGCGCGGCTACCGCACCGGCGGCACCGTGCACGTGGTGGTCAACAACCAGGTCGGCTTCACCACCGCGCCGGAGTACAGCCGTTCCTCGCTGTACAGCACGGACGTGGCCCGCATGATCCAGGCCCCGATCTTCCACGTGAACGGCGACGACCCCGAGGCCGTGGTGCGGGTCGCGCGGCTGGCGTTCGAGTACCGCCAGACGTTCAACAAGGACGTGGTGATCGACCTGGTCTGCTACCGCCGCCGCGGTCACAACGAGGGCGACGACCCGTCGATGACCAACCCGCTGATGTACGCGATCATCGACAACAAGCGCAGCGTGCGGAAGGCGTACACGGAGGAGCTGATCGGTCGCGGCGACATCACCGTGGCCGACGCGGAGGAGCAGCTGCGCGACTACCAGGGTCAGCTGGAGCAGGTCTTCAAGGCCACCCGCGACGCGAACACGTCGTCCTCCGGCCGCCGGGCCCGCCCGGACGTGCACGAGCCGGAGCCGGAGGTCGAGACCGCGATCGACGCGGAGACCGTGGCCCGCATCGGTCAGGCGCACATCGAGCTGCCCGAGGGCTTCACGCCGCACAAGCGGGTCCAGCAGCTGCTCGACCGCCGCGCCAAGATGGCCCGCGAGGGCAACATCGACTGGGGCTTCGGCGAGATCATCGCGTTCGGCTCGCTGCTGGCGCAGGGCGTCACGGTCCGCCTCTCCGGCCAGGACTCGCGGCGCGGCACGTTCGTGCAGCGGCACGCGGCCGTGGTGGACGGGCGCACCGGCGCGGACTTCCTGCCGATCAGCCAGCTCGCGGCCGGCCAGGCGCGGTTCTTCGCGCACGACTCGCTGCTGAGCGAGTACGCGGCGATGGGCTTCGAGTACGGCTACTCGGTGGAGAACACCGAGGCGCTGGTCCTCTGGGAGGCGCAGTTCGGTGACTTCGCGAACGGCGCCCAGTCGATCGCGGACGAGTTCATCTCCTCCGGCGAGGTCAAGTGGGGCCAGCAGTCCGCGGTGACGCTGCTGCTGCCGCACGGCCACGAGGGCCAGGGCCCGGACCACACCTCCGGCCGCCCGGAGCGCTGGCTGCAACTGGCCGCGGAGGACAACATCCGGGTGGCGAACCCGACCACCCCGGCGAACCACTTCCACCTGCTGCGCCGCCAGGCACTGTCGCCGAAGCGGAAGCCACTGATCGTCTTCACGCCGAAGTCGCTGCTGCGCCACAAGCTCTGCGTGTCGTCCGTCGCGGACTTCACGAACGGCACGTTCCAGACCGTGATCGGCGACGCCGGCATCACCGACGCGGCGGCCGTGAAGCGCGTGCTGCTGTGCAGCGGCAAGGTCTACTACGACCTGGTGCAGGCGCGCGCGGAGCGGGAGATCACCGACACGGCCATCGTCCGGATGGAGCAGCTCTACCCGCTGCCCGTCGAGGAGCTGAAGGCCGAGCTGGCGAAGTACCCGAACGCGGAGGACTTCGCCTGGGTCCAGGAGGAGCCGGCCAACCAAGGCGCGTGGAGCTTCATCGCGCTGAACCTGCTGGAGCACCTCGACGGCCTGCGCCTGCGCCGCATCTCCCGCCCGGCCGCGGCCGCGCCGGCGGTCGGCTCGGCGAAGCTGCACGAGGCGGAGCAGTCCGCGCTCATCGAGGCCTCGCTGCCGCGCCCGTAA
- a CDS encoding helix-turn-helix transcriptional regulator, translating into MTAVFSHGRLRLYLLKLLDDGPKHGYEFIRLLENRFLGLYAPSAGTIYPRLARLEAEGLVTHTAAGARKTYEITEAGRAELLERADELQALEAEISASISDLSSLAGQIQSQVQGSVRDLKRELRDATRQSRRARSETSRWGPPSAAAWPGWDRPAPGDPAPDSAAPGGAAPGGAVPGGAAPGRSGPGGPGIAAPGVPPLSPPGTGNGGVGTPPLSTPSGIRIIFDNGYTGRAEPAGPETVPGARSGPGGQAAPGHAGAQQEGEGELGRALGVFVDEAQAMIRGVRATEAQVREVGEVLDATLTRIRRLLRD; encoded by the coding sequence ATGACGGCCGTCTTCAGCCACGGCCGGCTCCGGCTGTACCTGCTCAAACTGCTGGATGACGGGCCCAAGCACGGGTACGAGTTCATCCGCCTGCTGGAGAACCGCTTTCTCGGGCTGTACGCGCCGAGTGCCGGCACGATCTACCCGCGGCTGGCCCGGCTCGAGGCCGAAGGGCTGGTGACGCACACGGCGGCCGGCGCGCGGAAGACCTATGAGATCACCGAGGCGGGCCGGGCGGAGCTGCTCGAGCGCGCGGACGAACTGCAGGCGCTGGAGGCGGAGATCTCCGCGTCGATCAGCGACCTGAGCAGCCTGGCCGGCCAGATCCAGTCACAGGTGCAGGGCTCGGTCCGCGACCTCAAGCGCGAGCTGCGCGACGCGACCCGCCAGTCCCGCCGGGCCCGCTCCGAGACCTCCCGCTGGGGCCCGCCCTCAGCCGCGGCCTGGCCCGGCTGGGACCGCCCGGCCCCGGGCGATCCGGCGCCCGATAGTGCGGCGCCTGGTGGCGCCGCCCCTGGTGGTGCGGTGCCTGGTGGTGCGGCGCCCGGCCGATCAGGGCCCGGTGGTCCGGGGATCGCCGCGCCCGGCGTTCCACCGCTGTCACCGCCCGGCACCGGGAACGGGGGCGTGGGCACGCCACCGCTCAGCACCCCCAGCGGCATCCGCATCATCTTCGACAACGGCTACACCGGGCGCGCCGAGCCGGCCGGGCCGGAGACGGTTCCCGGCGCACGGTCGGGTCCCGGCGGGCAGGCGGCGCCGGGCCACGCCGGCGCGCAGCAGGAGGGGGAGGGCGAACTCGGCCGGGCCCTCGGCGTCTTCGTCGACGAGGCGCAGGCGATGATCCGTGGCGTCCGGGCGACGGAGGCACAGGTCCGGGAGGTCGGCGAGGTGCTGGACGCGACACTCACCCGGATCCGTCGCCTGCTGCGCGACTGA
- a CDS encoding sensor histidine kinase: protein MKARLRSTPLRLKLVAAVLVLVSAALVVISVSSAYFLRSYLVQLVDDQLDSIAGDANTAATFADGGAVRVPTDYYGRVTAPNGVGKDPVYDSHLGRDDLPPQVSGRDEIAAVAGEPYTVKSPNGRVRWRMLVTVLPNGEVLHIGENLEAVDLAVKRLVWIDGLVGGAVLIMLASIGAGMVRTSLRPLDQIEQTAGAIAAGDLSRRVPDPEPGIEEPQSELGRLSRALNAMLTQIEAGFAARAASEAAARSAETVARDAALRAQASEARARSSEARMRQFVADASHELRTPLTTIRGFAELYRQGAASDTAKLVRRIEDEAARMGLLVEDLLLLARLDRERPLDLSPVELPVLAADAVQAARAVAPERQITLEIAPGSGPLVVTGDESRLRQVFGNLMTNALTHTPPDASVALRLRAETDPDGRRVTGVVEVADTGGGLSQEQIDRVFERFYRADAARTRTMAGTISTGLGLAIVAAIVSAHEGVVEVESAPGSGATFRVRLPLVPTELDADSDEAEDDLDDFAQVVGSDPAEADIRPDKH, encoded by the coding sequence ATGAAAGCCCGCCTGCGCAGCACTCCGCTGCGGCTCAAGCTGGTCGCGGCCGTGCTGGTGCTGGTCAGCGCCGCACTGGTCGTGATCAGCGTGAGCAGTGCCTACTTCCTCCGGTCGTACCTGGTCCAGCTGGTCGACGACCAGTTGGACTCGATCGCCGGGGACGCCAACACCGCGGCCACGTTCGCGGACGGCGGTGCGGTGCGGGTGCCGACCGACTACTACGGCCGGGTGACCGCGCCGAACGGCGTCGGCAAGGACCCGGTGTACGACAGCCACCTCGGTCGGGACGACCTTCCGCCGCAGGTCAGCGGCCGGGACGAGATAGCCGCGGTGGCGGGCGAGCCGTACACGGTGAAGTCGCCGAACGGCCGGGTCCGCTGGCGCATGCTGGTCACGGTGCTGCCGAACGGCGAGGTGCTGCACATCGGGGAGAACCTGGAGGCGGTCGACCTCGCGGTCAAGCGGCTGGTCTGGATCGACGGGCTGGTCGGCGGCGCGGTGCTGATCATGCTGGCCTCGATCGGCGCCGGCATGGTGCGCACCAGCCTGCGTCCGCTGGACCAGATCGAGCAGACCGCGGGCGCGATCGCGGCCGGTGACCTGAGCCGTCGCGTTCCCGACCCGGAGCCGGGCATCGAGGAGCCGCAGAGCGAGCTGGGCCGGCTGTCCCGCGCGCTGAACGCGATGCTCACCCAGATCGAGGCCGGCTTCGCGGCGCGGGCCGCGTCCGAGGCGGCCGCGCGGTCGGCGGAGACCGTCGCGCGCGACGCGGCGCTGCGCGCGCAGGCGTCCGAGGCACGGGCCCGCAGCTCGGAGGCGCGTATGCGGCAGTTCGTGGCGGACGCGTCGCACGAACTGCGCACGCCGCTGACCACCATCCGCGGCTTCGCGGAGCTGTACCGGCAGGGGGCGGCCTCGGACACGGCGAAGCTGGTCCGCCGGATCGAGGACGAGGCCGCGCGGATGGGCCTGCTGGTCGAGGACCTGCTGCTGCTGGCCCGCCTGGACCGGGAGCGGCCGTTGGACCTGAGCCCGGTCGAGCTGCCGGTGCTGGCCGCGGACGCGGTGCAGGCCGCGCGCGCGGTGGCGCCGGAGCGGCAGATCACGCTGGAGATCGCGCCCGGCTCCGGGCCGTTGGTGGTGACCGGCGACGAGTCCCGGCTGCGGCAGGTCTTCGGCAATCTGATGACGAACGCGCTCACCCATACGCCGCCGGACGCGTCCGTCGCGCTGCGGCTGCGCGCGGAGACGGACCCGGACGGGCGGCGGGTGACCGGCGTGGTCGAGGTGGCCGACACCGGCGGCGGGTTGTCCCAGGAGCAGATCGACCGCGTGTTCGAGCGGTTCTATCGGGCGGACGCGGCGCGCACCCGGACCATGGCCGGGACGATCAGCACCGGGCTGGGGCTGGCGATCGTGGCCGCGATCGTGTCCGCGCACGAGGGCGTGGTCGAGGTGGAGAGCGCGCCGGGTAGCGGTGCCACGTTCCGGGTAAGGCTTCCGCTGGTGCCGACGGAACTCGACGCGGACTCGGACGAGGCTGAGGACGACCTGGACGACTTCGCTCAGGTGGTGGGCTCCGACCCGGCGGAGGCGGACATCCGCCCTGATAAACACTGA
- a CDS encoding TetR/AcrR family transcriptional regulator → MTDESGRGLSGRRGHAKRNDEVILAAARDVFVHDPGAPIAAVAGRAGVGISALYRRYTGKDDLLRQLCLSGLRRFIREAEAAEAEPDGWAALTGFLERVVDADVHSLTARLAGTFTPTPELLEAVARADELAERLVRRAREGGGLRADVVADDLALILEGCAAIRAADAHRTIQLRRRHLALLIRGLSDREGAPLPGPAPRPGELSRWPAQP, encoded by the coding sequence GTGACGGATGAATCCGGCCGGGGCCTCTCCGGGCGCCGCGGCCACGCGAAGCGCAACGACGAGGTGATCCTCGCGGCGGCGCGAGACGTGTTCGTGCATGATCCGGGCGCGCCGATCGCCGCGGTCGCCGGGCGCGCGGGCGTGGGCATCAGCGCGCTCTACCGCCGATACACCGGCAAGGACGATCTCCTGCGCCAGCTGTGCCTGAGCGGTCTCCGGCGGTTCATCCGGGAGGCGGAGGCCGCCGAGGCGGAGCCGGACGGCTGGGCGGCGCTGACCGGTTTCCTGGAGCGGGTGGTCGACGCGGACGTCCACTCGCTGACCGCGCGGCTGGCCGGCACGTTCACGCCGACGCCCGAGCTGCTCGAGGCCGTCGCGCGGGCCGACGAGCTGGCCGAGCGCCTGGTGCGGCGCGCCCGGGAGGGCGGTGGCCTGCGGGCCGACGTGGTGGCGGACGATCTCGCGCTGATCCTGGAGGGCTGCGCCGCGATCCGGGCGGCCGACGCCCACCGCACCATCCAGCTCCGCCGCCGTCACCTCGCGCTGCTGATCCGCGGCCTGTCCGACCGCGAGGGCGCTCCGCTGCCCGGCCCGGCGCCGCGCCCGGGTGAACTCAGTCGTTGGCCGGCTCAGCCGTAG
- a CDS encoding DUF4097 family beta strand repeat-containing protein, producing MATWTVEEPTKISCPEDVRRLEVGLLVGRLTVIGTDGPARVEVSRVGSRAVRVDLEDGVLRVRQEGVGAWLGILSWIMHLTERLAVDVSIAVPPTTPATLGLVSGKVIASGLCERTDVDVTSGGITLMGVGGHTRANLVSGPVEAVGVAGELIMDTVSGELILADSPASRVRATALSGSITCDLDGAADSDIRLDTTSGSITARVREDSDLAVDLHATAGRVSSSFPELRVRRSTIGGSVVSGQLGEGAGRLRAAAVSGSIALLSRPAVHVDEDEDGEPATAGRRDSAEGPA from the coding sequence ATGGCGACGTGGACGGTGGAGGAGCCGACGAAGATCAGCTGTCCGGAGGACGTGCGGCGGCTGGAGGTCGGTCTGCTGGTCGGCCGCCTCACGGTGATCGGCACCGACGGCCCCGCGCGGGTCGAGGTGTCGCGGGTGGGCAGCCGGGCGGTGCGGGTCGACCTGGAGGACGGCGTGCTCCGCGTCCGTCAGGAGGGAGTCGGCGCCTGGCTCGGGATACTGTCGTGGATCATGCACCTGACTGAGCGGCTCGCGGTCGACGTGTCGATCGCCGTGCCGCCCACGACTCCGGCCACGCTCGGTCTGGTCTCCGGCAAGGTGATCGCGTCCGGCCTGTGCGAGCGCACCGACGTGGACGTGACGTCCGGCGGCATCACGCTGATGGGCGTCGGTGGCCACACCCGGGCCAATCTCGTCTCCGGCCCGGTCGAGGCGGTCGGCGTGGCCGGTGAGTTGATCATGGATACGGTCTCGGGTGAGCTGATCCTGGCGGACAGCCCCGCCTCTCGGGTGCGAGCCACCGCGCTCTCCGGCAGCATCACCTGCGACCTCGACGGCGCGGCGGACAGCGACATCCGGCTGGACACCACGTCCGGCAGCATCACCGCGCGGGTACGGGAGGACAGCGATCTCGCCGTTGACCTCCACGCCACGGCCGGGCGGGTGAGCAGCTCGTTCCCGGAGCTGCGCGTGCGACGGTCGACCATCGGCGGCAGCGTGGTGTCCGGGCAACTCGGCGAGGGCGCGGGCCGGCTGAGGGCCGCCGCGGTCTCCGGCAGCATCGCGCTCCTGTCCCGTCCGGCCGTGCACGTGGACGAGGACGAGGACGGCGAGCCCGCGACCGCCGGTCGGCGCGACTCGGCCGAGGGGCCGGCATGA
- a CDS encoding TIGR03086 family metal-binding protein, with protein MDELVAQTGQHAPLPWRDLLADSHTALRLAVKGVPVGGWDLPTPCAEWTVTQVVRHAVSNQARFAATITGGLWPPGDPYAPSAAPWPDPMRGTSEAIALVRAAFTTVPDAVPAVPTPLPSGPMPPRLAAGACALDAAIHAWDVAVATGQPSPLTPEVAFSLLLVATDLVEPLRPYGAFAPPFDPIEEARALGSAYTGDLPDDDASSVLRYLGRNPAWRP; from the coding sequence ATGGACGAGCTCGTCGCGCAGACCGGCCAGCACGCACCGCTGCCGTGGCGCGATCTGCTGGCCGACTCCCACACCGCGCTACGGCTGGCGGTGAAGGGCGTGCCGGTCGGCGGCTGGGACCTGCCGACGCCGTGCGCGGAGTGGACGGTCACGCAGGTGGTGCGGCACGCGGTGAGCAATCAGGCCCGCTTCGCCGCCACCATCACCGGCGGCCTCTGGCCTCCCGGCGATCCTTATGCGCCGTCCGCCGCCCCCTGGCCCGATCCGATGCGCGGCACCTCGGAGGCGATCGCGCTGGTCCGGGCCGCGTTCACCACCGTGCCCGACGCGGTGCCCGCCGTGCCGACGCCGCTGCCGTCCGGTCCGATGCCGCCGCGGCTGGCCGCCGGCGCGTGCGCGCTCGACGCCGCGATCCACGCCTGGGACGTCGCGGTCGCCACCGGTCAGCCGTCCCCGCTCACCCCGGAGGTGGCCTTCTCACTGCTCCTGGTGGCCACCGACCTCGTCGAGCCGCTCCGGCCGTACGGGGCCTTCGCCCCGCCGTTCGATCCCATCGAGGAGGCTCGGGCGCTCGGCAGCGCATACACCGGCGACCTTCCCGACGACGACGCCTCGTCCGTCCTGCGCTACCTGGGGCGCAACCCGGCGTGGCGCCCGTGA
- a CDS encoding lysophospholipid acyltransferase family protein has protein sequence MDTVDPSGVLPGPAIVPPWRPPLPAPLAQPRSNCDSGCLPVPGFHRHVSGLRQVGRAVALIGALTGGLALLPFLPFLTSTGRHVAGRWWARAVLGAAGVRLVVRGAGAVPRRRALLVANHNSWLDTVALMAVSPARMTAKHDIRHWPVIGVLASLVGTIFIDRRRPRMLPGTVARIADALRDGGVVAVFPAGTTGCGYANGPGHRADNSLTGRWRPAVFQAAVDAGAVVVPIRLSYREGVEGADSTVATFLSAESLFACAFRVIAVRGLTAVVTVEPALHPGNDADRKVLASAAEGVVRPYRRQSSTPVAEAPQTHLDLAA, from the coding sequence ATGGACACCGTTGACCCGTCGGGCGTCCTCCCCGGACCGGCCATCGTGCCGCCCTGGCGCCCGCCGCTGCCCGCCCCGCTCGCTCAGCCACGGTCCAACTGCGACAGCGGCTGCCTGCCCGTCCCGGGCTTCCATCGGCACGTCTCCGGCCTGCGTCAGGTCGGTCGTGCGGTGGCGCTGATCGGCGCCCTGACCGGTGGTCTCGCACTCCTGCCGTTCCTTCCCTTCCTGACCTCGACCGGCCGGCACGTCGCCGGCCGCTGGTGGGCCCGTGCGGTGCTCGGCGCCGCCGGAGTCCGGCTGGTCGTGCGCGGCGCCGGTGCCGTGCCGCGTCGCCGGGCGCTGCTCGTGGCCAACCACAACTCCTGGTTGGACACGGTCGCGCTGATGGCCGTGTCGCCGGCCCGGATGACCGCCAAGCACGACATCCGCCACTGGCCGGTGATCGGCGTGCTGGCCTCGCTGGTCGGCACGATCTTCATCGACCGCCGGCGGCCCCGGATGCTGCCGGGCACCGTCGCCCGGATCGCGGATGCGCTGCGCGACGGTGGCGTGGTCGCGGTCTTCCCGGCCGGCACCACCGGCTGTGGATACGCCAACGGCCCGGGCCACCGCGCCGACAACTCGCTCACCGGGCGGTGGCGGCCCGCGGTGTTCCAGGCCGCGGTCGACGCAGGTGCGGTCGTGGTGCCGATCCGGCTCAGCTACCGCGAGGGCGTGGAGGGTGCGGACAGCACCGTGGCCACGTTCCTCTCCGCCGAGAGCCTTTTCGCCTGCGCGTTCCGCGTGATCGCGGTCCGCGGCCTCACCGCCGTGGTCACGGTCGAGCCGGCCCTGCACCCCGGCAACGACGCGGACCGTAAGGTGCTGGCCAGCGCCGCGGAGGGCGTGGTCCGCCCGTACCGCCGTCAGTCCTCGACGCCCGTCGCCGAGGCTCCCCAGACCCACCTGGATCTCGCCGCCTGA